The Thermoplasmata archaeon genomic sequence CGATGCGGTCCGACCTGCCCGGGCCCCGGCGGAAGCGGCTCCTCCTCAGCGGTGGCGTGGGGTACCACCCGGACCGCCCCGGCAAGCGCAAGAAGAAGACGGTCCGCGGGAACACGGTGAGCCCGGACATCCTGCAGCTCAATCTGCGGATCGTCCAGCGCGGCCCGAAGTCGATCGAGGACGCGTGGCAGGAGCAGGCGCGATGAAGGTCCCGGGCCAGCCGGAGGTCAACATCGGCGTCGTCGGGCACGTGGACCATGGGAAGTCGACCCTGACGGAGCGGCTCACGGGCGAGCGGACGGACCGCCACTCGGAAGAGATCAAGCGCGGCATCTCGATCCGCCTGGGCTACGCGGACATGGCGATCTACAAGTGTCCGAAGGACGACGAGCCGGCGAGCTACCAGAACACGGAGATCTGCAAGACCCACAACGTGAAGGGCGAGCTCCAGCGGATCGTGTCGTTCGTCGACTCGCCGGGCCACGAGACGCTCATGGCGACGATGCTCAGCGGCGCGGCGATCATGGACGGCGCCCTCCTGGTGATCGCGGCGAACGAGGAATGCCCGCAGCCGCAGACGAAGGAGCATCTGATGGCGCTGGGCATCATTGGCGTCGACAAGATCGTGATCGTCCAGAACAAGATCGACATCGTCGACCCGAAACAGGCGGACGAGAACTACCGGCAGATCCAGGCGTTCATCAAAGGCACGGTCGCGGAGGGCGCCCCGATCGTCCCCGTCAGTGCCCATCACGACGTCAACCTGGACGTCCTGCTGATGATGATCCAGAGAGTCATCCCGACGAAGCCGCACGAGGAATCGAAGTCCGCCAAGATGTACGTTGCGCGCTCGTTCGACGTGAACCAGCCGGGGATCGCGCCGGAGAAGATCGTCGGCGGCGTGCTCGGGGGCAGCCTGATGCAGGGCCACATGAAGGTCGGCGAGGAGATCGAGATCTCGCCGGGGCGCCAGGTGACGATCGGGAACAAGACGGAGTGGAAGAACATCACGACGAGCATCCGGTCCTTGCATACCGGGGGCGCCGCCAGGAAGGACGTCCGGCCGGGCGGCCTTATCGCGATTGGCACGAACCTCGACCCCGTGCTCACGAAATCGGACGGCCTCGTCGGGCGCGTCGTCGGGCCGCCCGGCAGCCTGCCCGAGATCGTGATGAAGATGTCCGTCGAGGTCAACCTGCTCGAGCGGGTCGTCGGCGTGCCGGAGGAGCTGAAGGTCGAGGGGATCAAGACGTCGGAACCGCTCATGGTTTCCGTCGGCACCGCAACGACGGTCGGCGTCGTGACGTCGGCGCGGGAGAACCTGGCCGACATGGCGCTCAAGATCCCCGTCGTCGCAGAGAACGGCCAGCGCGTCGCCGTCTCCCGCCGGATCGGCGGGAAGTGGCGGCTCATCGGCTACGGCGTCATAAAGTGAGCGGGCATCCGACGTTCGTTAACATGTTAACGAGCATCCGCCGCTAGCGCTTCCGAAGGCGGCCCACTTCGCCCGCCTCGATCCGCACGCGGGCCATTCGGACCCGGGCTCCCAGCGCCTCGAGGTCTCGGGCCATCGACACTGCCTCGTCGAGAGGCAGGAGGAAGACGGACTGCCCAACCCACACGACGCCGCGGCGGTGCAGATACGGGACGGGCCTGTCGTACGGTGAGTCCGATCGGCCGAATATGAGATGGCAGACCTTCACGGCCGCGGAGCGCGCGGTCGCGGGCACATCGTAGGAAAGCAGCATCTCCGGTTGGCCGTCGGTTGAAACCATGTCCATTTGTATATACAAAAGTCATATTATAGCCTTTCGGAGGGGTGTGAGAAAGTATTCGGCGACACGCCGTCGGAGGCCACCGCGTCCCCGAGGAGCTCCCGTTAACATGTTAACGGCGAGGGGCAGGCGGACTCCTCCGGTTCGGTCGATATCGAGAAATACGGTCCCGTTCCATGGCCCGCGGACCCATGCGCGTCCTCCACCGCGACCCGAAGACCGGGGAGATCAAGATCCGGGTGGAGAACGCGGACGATCTGTGGCACCTCCACAATCTCGTCCTCCCCGGGGACCACGTGCGCGCCTCGACGTACCGCCGCGAGGACGTGAAGGCGGACAAGGTCCGGCCGGAGCGTGGCGAGAAGGTGCGCGTCACGCTCACGATCCGCGTGGAAGGCGTGGAGTTCCAGGCGTTCTCCGACCGACTCCGGATTACGGGCGTCATCGTCGAAGGGCCGCAGGATCTCGGCCGGCACCACACGCTGAACGTCGCCGTGGACGACGTCCTCTCGGTCATCAAGACGTGGAAGCCGCACGAGTTGCAGCGGATCGAGGAGGCCGTCGCGGCGGCGCAGAAGCCGCTCGTCTCGTTCCTGTCGCTCGACGACGAGGAGGCCCTGCTGGCGCACCTCCGCCAGTACGGGGTGCGGGAGCTCGCGACGATCCGAGCACCGGGCCATGGGAAGATGTTCCCGTCCGGCGATGCCGCCTCCGGCTTCTTCGACGAGATCCTCGGGAAGCTCCGGGCGACCGACCTGGGGGAGGCGCTCGTCGTGGTGGGGCCGGGCTTCACGCGGGACGCCTTCGTCGAGTACGTGAAGGCGCGGGACGCCGCGGTCGCCTCGAAGGTGCACACACACGGCACCGCCCACGCGGGCATGCAGGGGATCCAGGAGGCCCTGCGGTCCGGGGTCGGAGCGAAGGTGTTCGGGGAGACCCGGGTAGGCTACGAGACGCAGCTGGTCGAGAAGCTCCTCGAGGCCATCGCGACGGACCGGCCGTGCGCTTACGGCGTCGCGGAGGTTTCCGAGGCAGGGGATGCCGGCGCGGTCGAGACGCTTCTCGTCAGCGATGCGGTCGTCCGCGACCCGGGGATCGAGGACCTCATGCGAGCCGTCGAGTCCGCGCGGGGGACCGTCGTCCTGGTGAGCCGCCACCACGAGGCCGGCCAGAAGCTCGAGGGCCTCGGAGGGATCGCGGCCCTCCTTCGGTTCCCGATCAAATGAGCCGTCGCGGCGGACGGATCAGGCGCGCCCGCGAGACTCGCCGCGCACGATTCCCGCCGCCACCAGGTGGGCGACTCGGAGCGGCTCGGGCAAGACCCCGCGGACCGTCGTGAGGCGGACGGCCTCTCGGACCTCCACGCTCGTCGTGCCGGCGTACGTGATCCAAAGCGATCCGTGCGTCGTCCGGATCGATTCGACGCCATGTCGCCGGATCACGTGCAATCGTTCCTCCCAGTCGTCGAACCGCCGACGCAGGGCGGTCTCCATCGCGGCGAGGTCCGGCTTCCGGCGGGTGACCGTCACCACGGGCCGCTCAATGGACGCACGCAAGGCGTCCACGTCGATGACGTTGAACCCGCCGACCGCGGTCCCGTCGATGAGGACCATCGCCAGCCCCGGCCGGTAGCGCGACGCGCGGATCATCGTGGCAATGCGGTCCGTCGCGTCGTGGCCGTCGACCTCCGCGAGCGTCGTCAGGACGCCCTCGATGTACGCGGGCGCCTGCACGACGACGCCGACGACGGGCACGGACTCGTCCGAGAACCGGAACGGAGCGTCGTCGATCCCGAGGAACCGGGACTTCGATTTCATCTACTGGCCGAATGGGGTTCGGGGAGTATATTCACTCACCTCCCCCGGTATTTGCTAAGCCTTGGCCTGAGTATTACACGAGCGCTTGCGAGTCTGGAGGGTTGTCAGGTTCCACGTGACCATTCTCCTCCCTCCCCCAAAGGGGGTCCGGAGATGAGCCGAACGCAGTGAGTCGAGCTCGATGGAGACTGTATTGCATTTCAGCGAGCGCGACGGAACCATCCTACATCAGCTTGAGGTGGCCCGTGACCTGGTCGACGATCGAGTTCGGGCCCGGCCCGATGCCGAGGCACGTCACCGTGCCGGGAGGCAGCTCCGTCAGGCCGGCGTCCTCGACGAGCGCCGTCGAGAGCCGCAACGACCGCGCTTTCGCGCGGAGCGCGTGCAGGTCGTGCAGCGTCCCGCCGCGGACGACGACCTTCTTCTGGCCTTCGGCGTACCATTCGGAGAACCACTTCCGACGCTTCGCCTTTGCGTCGAGCGCCGCCATGATCGCCGCATGGGCCACCTGCACCGCGAGCTTGCCCGGGGAGAGCTCCAGGTCCGACCGCACCGCGACGACGAGCTTGTAGTTCATCTAATAGAGCTCCGCGGCGCGCTCTTCCTCGAGTTCTTTCAGCTGCGCCTCGACCTGCTTCAGTTCCGCGCGCGAGCGCTCCCGCCTCTCCTCGTAGTGCGTGCGGGCGTCCGCCGACTGCAGGCGCATCCGCCGTTCCGCGTCCTTGATCGCGCGACGCAATGCCTCGCGCCGCTCCGCGAGGCCCTGCAGCTTGAGTCGGACACGGTGGTCGCGTTCCTCCTCCGTGAGCAGTTCCCCCGGCCCCGGCTTCGGGACGCGAGCGAGGGCCGGATGGACGCGCGCCATCGACGGGTACGCGCCGCGCCACCAACCCAGGGCGAAGAAGAGCGCGGACAGACCGAGCAGGCCGCCTGCGATGTTCGGCGCGTTCACGTCGCCGAAGCCCGTCGTCGGGTTCACGCCGAGCGAGTTCAGGAAGAACGACCAGAACACCGTCACCGCGATCGAGAGGACGATGCCCAGCGTGAGCCGGTACAGGGCGTCGTACTCCCGGTCGAGCTCGCCCTTGCGCGGATAGAGGGCGTTGATGAGCAGCCAACCCGGGAGGAAGAACAGGAGCACGAGGGCGCCGATCACGCGGAGCGTCGCGACGACCGCGGCGAATGCGTCCGCCAACGCGGAGCCGAGCGGGCCGAGTCTATTTGAATATTGTGCGCATGACTGTGCGCGTGATGCGCGTTGATTTTCAAGGAGAAAGGCTTAGGTCGGTCCGCGCATTCGTCCCGCCCGGAGCGATCCGACGGACCGGAAACGCGTCAAGACCTACGTGCGGGGCTTCGACGACATCCTCGCGGGCGGGATCCCGGAGGGCTACATCGTCCTCCTGAGCGGTGCGCCGGGCACGATGAAGTCGTCCCTCGCGTTCGCGGTCCTCTACCAGAACGCCCTGCAAGAGAACCGGAAGTCCGCGTACTTCACGCTCGAGCAGTCGAAAGGCATCACGCTCGAGCACATGGCGTCCCTCGGGATGGCGGATCCGAAGGCCTGGGAGCATCTGACGATTCTCGACATGGGGAACATCCGCAAGAATCTGAACTACCTCCAGGGCCGCGGCACGTGGCTCGAGCTGTTCAAGATGTACTGCAACAACGTCATGAAAGCGGACCGGATCTCGATCCTCGTCGTCGACTCGCTCGACGTCCTCGAGACGATGGCGAAGATGCAGGATCCTCGGGCCGACCTGTACTTCCTGTTCGAGTGGCTGCGTGACCTCGGCCCCTTGACGCTCCTCATCTCCGAGAAGCCCGTGGACCTCGGCCCAACGTCGCACGCGCCGTCGGAGGCATACCTCGCGGACGGCATCGTGCAGCTCGAGATGCACCCGACCTCGGACCTGTTCGTGCAGCGTCGGCTGCGCGTGACGAAGATGCGGTCGACGAAGCACGATCCGGGCGCATTCGCCATGTCCTTCGAGGACGGCGGATTCGAGGTCACGCGCGCGGTCACGGGGCCGGCGTGAACGCGATCCCGACGTCGGGCCGATCCGGGACGTCGCTGCGGCGGTCGTCACACCCGCGCGACTCGGTCCGGCAGGCCTTTATACCGGCCGCGGGGATGGGCTCGATCCCCCGGAGGGACGCTCCATGAAGATCCTCGTGGCGGACGACGACGCCACGCTCCGATCCGAGCTTCGCGAGCTCCTCCAGGAGGACGGCCATCAAGTCCTCGCGGCGTCGGACGGCGGCGAGGCGCTCCGGCTCGTCGACCGCGAGGCGCTCGACGTGGCGCTCCTGGATCTCCGGATGCCGAAGGCGTCGGGCCTCGAGGTCTTGCACCGCCTCCGTGCGTCCCAGCCTCGGGCGGCCGCCGTGATGATCAGCGGTCAAGGTACAATCGATGCCGCCGTCGAGGCGATGAAGGCGGGCGCGGTCGATTTCGTCGAGAAGCCGTATGACGTCGAGACGCTCCGGCGCACCCTGAAGGCCGTCCAAGAGGAGCGAGCCGCCCGGGAGACTTTGAGCGGCTCCTCGGCCGGACCGGACCCCGTCCCGATCCTCTCCGAGGCCGCGGGACGCGGCGCCTTGCTCGCCGTCCTCGGCCCGTCCGGCACTGCGCCCCGGGGTGCGGCGCGCGTCCTCCGGATCGAGGAGGAAGGCCGTCCGCCGAGCGTCTTCGCGCCGCGGCAGCTGTACCACCTGAACGTCGCGATCGAGGAGCACGTGCGCGGCGCGGAACGGCCGGTCGTCTACGCCGCGGACCTCGCGATGCTCGAGGCGACCCACGGCCGGGCCGATGTGCTCGCATGGATCCGCCACGTGAGCGGCAAGTGCGCCGCGAAAGGCGGGACGCTCGTGGTGGGACGGCTCGATCCCGGCCTCGCCGCCGACGTCGCGGCGGACGCCTCCGTCGACGTCCCGTCGGGGCCGCTGCAAGGCATGCTCGAGTCGCTCGCCAACCCGATTCGGCGGGCGGTCGTCGGCTTCGTGTTCGTTTCCGGGCCCGCCGCGTACTCGGCGATCCTCAAGAAGAGCTTCGTCGACTCGTCCTCGAAGCTCTCCTTCCACCTGTCCAAACTCCAGACGGATGGGTTGCTCGAGAAGGTCGACGCGGGCCGGTATGCGGTGACGGACGCGGGCCAGCGCGCCTGGCGGATCGTCCGCGCGCTCTCCGAAGGCCGCCCGCCTGCGGTCGTGTTATCGGGACCGTGAACGAGGGCGTCGGACCTCCCGGGACCGGGAGCCGTTGCGCTTGTCAATCGCCGTCAACTGGCCCGTATATATCCAACGGCCTCCATCGTTTCGGGCGAGACGGATGATGGTGACGCTACCACCCGAGCGGAAGACGGTCTCCCGCGCCATCCTGATTGTCGACGACGACGAAGGCGTGCGCGAGAACCTCGCCGAACTCTTCGACGTCGTCGGGTACCGAGTTCTCACCGCGGCGAGCGCCCCCGAGGCGATGGAGCACCTCGCCCGCGAGCGCGTCGACCTCCTCCTGACCGACTACCGGATGCCGGGCCCGAACGGCGTCGAGCTGATCGATGCGGCCCGGCGGGCCCGACCCGGCCTGCGGGCGGTCCTGATGACCGCGTTCGGGGACAGCTTCACCGAGATCGAGAGCGTCCGTCGGGGCGCGGTCGGCTACCTCAACAAGCCGTTCGAGGCCGACGAGGTCACGGGCCTCGTCGGGCGCATCCTCTCGTTGAAGGGGGACTGAAAACCATGCAACCGCTTCGGGTGAGCCAGACGATCATGGACGAATATTCCGCACGGATCCTCCTGGGGACCTCCTCGGGTCCCGTCTCTGCGATCGAGCTGAGCCGCCGGTTCGGCATTCCGATCGCCGCCTGCTACCGCCGGATTAAGGACCTGGAGGGTCTCGGGCTCATGTTCTGCGAGCGCGAGCTGCCTTCGCGGAACGGCAAAGGTCTCCAGCTGTTCCGGTCCCGGCTGAAATCCGTCCGCATCTCGCTGGAGGACGGTCGCCTCTCGGCCCGCGTCGAGCTCGGCTCGCCGGGTCGCCTCGGAGCCCTCGAGGGCGAGGTCATGGAGGAAGTCGTCAACCTCCACGCCCCCGGGACGGGCGCGTAAGCCTTTGTACGCACGGGGCGTTGCGGCCCCATGGCCGACGCCGCCACGACGGTCGCGGAGTTGCGGGAGCGCGTGCGCGCCTTCGTCCGCGCGCGGGATTGGGAGCCGTTTCACACGCCGAAGGACCTCGCCATCGCGCTGTCTGTCGAAGCCTCGGAACTCGTCGAACCGTTCCTTTGGCAGGACGCCTCCGCCCGACTGGCGGCCGAGGATCGCGCGTCGGTCGGCGAGGAGCTCGCAGACGTCATCATCTACGGCCTCAGCCTCGCCAACGCGCTCGATCTTGATCTCTCGGAGGCGGTCCTCGACAAGCTGCGGAAGGACGAGCGGAAGTATCCCGCGGGGCGGTTTCGAGGGCGCGCGCCCTGACCGCCCGAGCGATTCGCGACGACGTCATCGCGCGGGACGCAACGAGGCGAGGGCGATCGGGAAGTCCGCCCGGGCAGGATCCGGCGCGACCAGACGATCCGCCGTGACGAAGCCGCGATCCAGGCAGAGCGTCCGCAACGCCTCGTACGCGAACGACGCGAGCGGCTCGAGGTTCACGACGTCCTCCATGTTGTAGCGGATGAGCAGCTCGAGCGCATCGTCGTCCCCCGCCTCGTACGCGCGCCAGAGCCGGACGGCATCGAAGCCGCCGAGTCCCGAGGTCTCTTCGCTCCGGAGGATGCCCATCTCCCGCTCGATTCGCTTGAGGCCCCCGAAGAACCCGAGCCGGCGCAGCGGATGCATCAGGTCCACGTGGATCTGGTCGAGCCGCATCCGCGGGAACGACTTTCGCAAGAACGGCGCGTCGAACCCGCGGCCGTTGAACGTCACGAGGAGCTGGGCCCGCTCCAACGCCGCGGGCAGGTCCTCCAAGTTGTCCCCCTGCACGAAGGTCTGCCGGCAGCGGCCGTCATACACCCCGGCGACGGTCACGGCGTCCCGTCCGAGCGAGAGGCCGGTCGTCTCGATGTCGAGGAACGCGACCCGATTGCGGAACTCCGTCCACGCGCGCCAATGCTCCCGCGGCGGGAGGGCCCGCGCGAAGTAGCGGTGGCGG encodes the following:
- a CDS encoding S6e family ribosomal protein codes for the protein MRSDLPGPRRKRLLLSGGVGYHPDRPGKRKKKTVRGNTVSPDILQLNLRIVQRGPKSIEDAWQEQAR
- a CDS encoding translation initiation factor IF-2 subunit gamma; translation: MKVPGQPEVNIGVVGHVDHGKSTLTERLTGERTDRHSEEIKRGISIRLGYADMAIYKCPKDDEPASYQNTEICKTHNVKGELQRIVSFVDSPGHETLMATMLSGAAIMDGALLVIAANEECPQPQTKEHLMALGIIGVDKIVIVQNKIDIVDPKQADENYRQIQAFIKGTVAEGAPIVPVSAHHDVNLDVLLMMIQRVIPTKPHEESKSAKMYVARSFDVNQPGIAPEKIVGGVLGGSLMQGHMKVGEEIEISPGRQVTIGNKTEWKNITTSIRSLHTGGAARKDVRPGGLIAIGTNLDPVLTKSDGLVGRVVGPPGSLPEIVMKMSVEVNLLERVVGVPEELKVEGIKTSEPLMVSVGTATTVGVVTSARENLADMALKIPVVAENGQRVAVSRRIGGKWRLIGYGVIK
- a CDS encoding mRNA surveillance protein pelota, encoding MARGPMRVLHRDPKTGEIKIRVENADDLWHLHNLVLPGDHVRASTYRREDVKADKVRPERGEKVRVTLTIRVEGVEFQAFSDRLRITGVIVEGPQDLGRHHTLNVAVDDVLSVIKTWKPHELQRIEEAVAAAQKPLVSFLSLDDEEALLAHLRQYGVRELATIRAPGHGKMFPSGDAASGFFDEILGKLRATDLGEALVVVGPGFTRDAFVEYVKARDAAVASKVHTHGTAHAGMQGIQEALRSGVGAKVFGETRVGYETQLVEKLLEAIATDRPCAYGVAEVSEAGDAGAVETLLVSDAVVRDPGIEDLMRAVESARGTVVLVSRHHEAGQKLEGLGGIAALLRFPIK
- a CDS encoding DUF99 family protein; translated protein: MKSKSRFLGIDDAPFRFSDESVPVVGVVVQAPAYIEGVLTTLAEVDGHDATDRIATMIRASRYRPGLAMVLIDGTAVGGFNVIDVDALRASIERPVVTVTRRKPDLAAMETALRRRFDDWEERLHVIRRHGVESIRTTHGSLWITYAGTTSVEVREAVRLTTVRGVLPEPLRVAHLVAAGIVRGESRGRA
- the pth2 gene encoding peptidyl-tRNA hydrolase Pth2, whose product is MNYKLVVAVRSDLELSPGKLAVQVAHAAIMAALDAKAKRRKWFSEWYAEGQKKVVVRGGTLHDLHALRAKARSLRLSTALVEDAGLTELPPGTVTCLGIGPGPNSIVDQVTGHLKLM
- a CDS encoding DUF1616 domain-containing protein, whose translation is MADAFAAVVATLRVIGALVLLFFLPGWLLINALYPRKGELDREYDALYRLTLGIVLSIAVTVFWSFFLNSLGVNPTTGFGDVNAPNIAGGLLGLSALFFALGWWRGAYPSMARVHPALARVPKPGPGELLTEEERDHRVRLKLQGLAERREALRRAIKDAERRMRLQSADARTHYEERRERSRAELKQVEAQLKELEEERAAELY
- a CDS encoding ATPase domain-containing protein, yielding MRGFDDILAGGIPEGYIVLLSGAPGTMKSSLAFAVLYQNALQENRKSAYFTLEQSKGITLEHMASLGMADPKAWEHLTILDMGNIRKNLNYLQGRGTWLELFKMYCNNVMKADRISILVVDSLDVLETMAKMQDPRADLYFLFEWLRDLGPLTLLISEKPVDLGPTSHAPSEAYLADGIVQLEMHPTSDLFVQRRLRVTKMRSTKHDPGAFAMSFEDGGFEVTRAVTGPA
- a CDS encoding response regulator, whose product is MKILVADDDATLRSELRELLQEDGHQVLAASDGGEALRLVDREALDVALLDLRMPKASGLEVLHRLRASQPRAAAVMISGQGTIDAAVEAMKAGAVDFVEKPYDVETLRRTLKAVQEERAARETLSGSSAGPDPVPILSEAAGRGALLAVLGPSGTAPRGAARVLRIEEEGRPPSVFAPRQLYHLNVAIEEHVRGAERPVVYAADLAMLEATHGRADVLAWIRHVSGKCAAKGGTLVVGRLDPGLAADVAADASVDVPSGPLQGMLESLANPIRRAVVGFVFVSGPAAYSAILKKSFVDSSSKLSFHLSKLQTDGLLEKVDAGRYAVTDAGQRAWRIVRALSEGRPPAVVLSGP
- a CDS encoding response regulator, which gives rise to MMVTLPPERKTVSRAILIVDDDEGVRENLAELFDVVGYRVLTAASAPEAMEHLARERVDLLLTDYRMPGPNGVELIDAARRARPGLRAVLMTAFGDSFTEIESVRRGAVGYLNKPFEADEVTGLVGRILSLKGD
- a CDS encoding nucleotide pyrophosphohydrolase — its product is MADAATTVAELRERVRAFVRARDWEPFHTPKDLAIALSVEASELVEPFLWQDASARLAAEDRASVGEELADVIIYGLSLANALDLDLSEAVLDKLRKDERKYPAGRFRGRAP
- a CDS encoding ribonuclease H-like domain-containing protein produces the protein MLRQTFVHIPGVGYRTEERLWRSGIRTWDDFTSGRRPSRLSQRQAGRIADELARSADALRRGRHRYFARALPPREHWRAWTEFRNRVAFLDIETTGLSLGRDAVTVAGVYDGRCRQTFVQGDNLEDLPAALERAQLLVTFNGRGFDAPFLRKSFPRMRLDQIHVDLMHPLRRLGFFGGLKRIEREMGILRSEETSGLGGFDAVRLWRAYEAGDDDALELLIRYNMEDVVNLEPLASFAYEALRTLCLDRGFVTADRLVAPDPARADFPIALASLRPAR